In Marivivens aquimaris, one genomic interval encodes:
- a CDS encoding OmpA/MotB family protein → MGVRNNAPIIIKRKKIIAAEGHHGGAWKVAYADFVTAMMAFFMLMWLLNATTEQQRKGIADYFSPTVPLSRVSAGGDGLFGGEDIQRIETLAQSGTGGLTLSNEAGNPLNGVAEQLVGQGGEAMLSDTALRHIVTRVTDEGLVIELFDLPDMPLFDRNTAQPRLILEQLIEGVSRAAKIVPNGIAIEAHVATLSILPDSSPAWALSQARASRVRESMQTAGTDPARLMRVTGHADREPADPMLASVRNNRIEIVILRDQR, encoded by the coding sequence ATGGGCGTACGAAATAACGCGCCAATCATTATCAAGCGCAAGAAAATCATAGCGGCAGAGGGGCATCACGGCGGTGCGTGGAAGGTCGCTTATGCTGATTTCGTGACTGCTATGATGGCGTTCTTCATGCTGATGTGGCTGCTCAATGCGACGACCGAACAGCAACGCAAGGGCATTGCCGACTATTTCTCTCCGACGGTGCCGCTGAGCCGTGTCTCTGCGGGCGGTGATGGGCTGTTCGGCGGCGAGGATATCCAGCGGATCGAGACATTGGCCCAATCGGGCACCGGCGGGCTGACCTTATCAAATGAAGCGGGAAATCCGCTCAATGGCGTCGCGGAACAGCTAGTCGGGCAGGGCGGCGAGGCGATGTTGTCCGACACAGCCCTGCGCCACATCGTGACCCGCGTGACTGACGAAGGGCTCGTGATAGAACTATTCGATCTGCCTGACATGCCCCTGTTTGACCGTAACACCGCGCAGCCGCGTCTGATTCTGGAGCAGTTGATCGAAGGCGTCAGCCGCGCGGCAAAGATTGTCCCGAACGGCATCGCGATAGAGGCGCATGTCGCCACGCTGTCCATTCTTCCAGACAGCAGCCCTGCTTGGGCGCTTTCGCAGGCGCGGGCCTCGCGTGTGCGGGAGTCGATGCAGACGGCAGGCACCGACCCCGCGCGGCTCATGCGCGTCACCGGTCATGCCGATCGCGAACCCGCCGACCCCATGCTCGCTTCAGTCAGAAACAACAGGATCGAAATCGTCATCCTGCGGGACCAGCGTTAG
- a CDS encoding FliM/FliN family flagellar motor switch protein: MAEPLFTDHPLRSVPLEITVSVGHARPKVSELLRLAENDVLALDRRLDDPVELYIGERLIARGELHQLEGGEAGQLGVRLTEVAQMDGHQV, translated from the coding sequence ATGGCTGAACCGCTTTTTACCGACCATCCCCTCCGCTCTGTTCCGCTTGAAATTACAGTCTCGGTCGGCCACGCCCGCCCGAAGGTCAGCGAACTGCTGCGACTGGCCGAGAATGACGTGCTGGCGCTTGACCGCCGCCTAGACGATCCTGTCGAGCTCTATATCGGCGAGCGTCTGATCGCGCGGGGCGAACTGCATCAGCTCGAAGGTGGAGAGGCCGGTCAGCTTGGTGTGCGCCTGACCGAGGTCGCGCAAATGGACGGCCATCAAGTATGA
- a CDS encoding flagellin — protein sequence MNSIGDLARSFVSQRHNTLMRQEMNVLTQEITTGEARDVARKAGNTAPELVAINSLLKISEAYVSGAQKTGQFLSTVQIALEHLEAERGATAESLIAINANSTAQDVNLAADHATTAFGAMVNTLNTQFAGQSLFAGTAQGAAIADPSAIMASAKLAMSAATDPAGAIVALDAWFDDPAGFGAVYLGDTGPHTTRKVDADVEVTIAARADHEGIKDMLKGALLGALAPELGFDHAGTTTLMQSGGATLLDAGSGLAALRGQTGLAEERTSQSIAFLEAQRTSLTIARNDIVSVDPFETATKLSDLQTRLEMHYTLTARLAGLTLSRFI from the coding sequence ATGAACTCCATCGGTGATCTCGCCCGTTCCTTTGTCAGCCAGCGCCATAACACGTTGATGCGGCAGGAAATGAATGTCCTGACGCAGGAAATCACCACTGGCGAGGCGCGGGATGTCGCCCGGAAGGCCGGCAATACCGCGCCCGAGCTTGTGGCAATCAACAGCCTTCTAAAGATATCCGAGGCTTACGTGTCGGGCGCCCAGAAGACAGGCCAATTCCTGTCAACGGTTCAAATTGCCTTGGAGCATCTTGAGGCCGAACGCGGTGCAACCGCTGAGTCGCTGATCGCCATCAATGCGAACTCGACCGCGCAAGATGTGAACCTTGCCGCGGACCACGCGACCACTGCGTTCGGGGCGATGGTAAACACGCTGAACACTCAATTCGCGGGGCAGTCGCTGTTCGCCGGAACAGCGCAGGGCGCGGCGATTGCGGATCCGTCGGCGATAATGGCGAGTGCGAAACTCGCGATGTCCGCTGCGACCGATCCGGCAGGCGCTATCGTCGCGCTGGACGCTTGGTTTGACGATCCTGCGGGGTTTGGCGCCGTGTACCTCGGCGACACCGGCCCGCATACCACGCGCAAAGTTGACGCGGATGTCGAGGTGACCATCGCCGCTCGTGCCGACCACGAAGGCATCAAAGATATGCTAAAGGGCGCGCTGCTCGGCGCGCTCGCGCCCGAGCTCGGCTTTGATCACGCGGGCACCACAACGTTGATGCAATCAGGCGGCGCGACCTTGCTTGATGCGGGTAGCGGGCTCGCGGCGCTGCGTGGGCAGACCGGCCTCGCCGAAGAGCGGACCAGCCAGTCCATCGCCTTCCTCGAAGCCCAGCGGACCAGCCTGACCATTGCGCGCAACGATATCGTCAGCGTCGACCCGTTCGAGACCGCTACAAAGCTTTCCGACCTGCAAACGAGGCTGGAAATGCACTACACCCTGACCGCGCGCCTCGCGGGTCTGACATTGTCGAGGTTCATCTGA
- a CDS encoding polysaccharide biosynthesis protein → MPAVVVAGALAVLATALPRIKLHAIEFRAIGRIGIASLVIALATYGAETIMRIADAGQIAVATGGLFFLISIGARMVALFSLLALREHALSRVPVAIYGAGSAGIRLATAMQMSHDARPVMFVDDNPQVQGTIVHGLPVRSADALRKMISRKQVERVLIAIPSANYSRRAALVKELREQKCDVQIAPSMAELVRSKTINGMPTVSPDSLLDRDNVDLDNPRVARAYFDRVVMVTGAGGSIGSELCRQLLECGARKIVLFELSEYALYQIDQELGPLARAANVQLTTRLGSVANPRRVAQVIEDEEVEIILHAAAYKHVPLVEENEVAAAQNNVIGTRVVAEAAAAANVRRFILVSTDKAVRPSSVMGATKRMSEMVIQDMQTRSSVTKFAMVRFGNVLGSSGSVLPLFQEQISVGGPVTVTHPDMRRFFMTIPEAARLVLLAGAFAEGDDIFVLDMGEPVYIMDIAKRLIKLTGHRVYDGRNENDIKIEIVGTRPGEKLVEELVIDPARLISTQHEKILRAHEDRPSPRLVTNALRMLTDAINESDSAAVRAALAEALPGFGRVLPDNVVPFGPAQATKR, encoded by the coding sequence ATGCCCGCGGTTGTTGTCGCTGGTGCATTGGCGGTGCTTGCGACGGCCCTTCCCCGCATCAAACTGCACGCCATCGAATTCCGCGCCATCGGGCGGATCGGTATCGCCTCGCTCGTCATCGCGCTGGCGACCTACGGGGCCGAGACGATCATGCGCATCGCGGATGCGGGTCAGATTGCCGTCGCGACGGGCGGCCTGTTTTTCCTGATTTCGATCGGTGCGCGCATGGTCGCGCTGTTCAGTCTGCTGGCCTTGCGTGAGCACGCGCTGAGCCGCGTGCCTGTCGCAATCTACGGCGCCGGTTCTGCCGGTATCCGCCTTGCCACCGCGATGCAGATGTCGCACGACGCGCGCCCCGTGATGTTCGTTGACGACAATCCGCAAGTACAGGGCACCATCGTCCACGGTCTCCCTGTCCGCTCTGCCGATGCGCTGCGCAAGATGATCAGCCGCAAGCAGGTCGAGCGTGTCCTGATCGCGATTCCGTCGGCCAACTATTCGCGCCGCGCTGCGCTGGTCAAAGAACTGCGCGAGCAGAAATGTGACGTGCAGATCGCGCCGTCGATGGCGGAGCTTGTGCGCTCCAAAACGATCAACGGGATGCCGACGGTTTCGCCCGATAGCCTGCTGGATCGTGATAACGTCGACCTCGACAACCCACGAGTCGCGCGCGCATATTTCGACCGCGTTGTGATGGTTACCGGTGCCGGTGGCTCGATCGGGAGCGAGCTTTGCCGCCAGTTGCTTGAGTGCGGTGCCCGCAAGATCGTACTGTTCGAACTCAGCGAATACGCGCTTTACCAGATTGACCAAGAGCTTGGCCCGCTGGCCCGCGCTGCGAACGTGCAGCTGACGACCCGCCTTGGCTCCGTCGCCAATCCGCGCCGCGTTGCGCAGGTGATCGAAGACGAGGAAGTCGAGATCATCCTTCACGCTGCCGCCTACAAACACGTGCCGCTGGTCGAAGAAAACGAAGTCGCTGCCGCGCAGAACAACGTGATTGGCACCCGCGTGGTCGCCGAGGCCGCCGCCGCCGCCAATGTCCGCCGTTTCATCCTCGTGTCCACCGACAAAGCCGTGCGTCCGTCCAGCGTCATGGGCGCGACGAAACGTATGTCCGAGATGGTCATTCAGGACATGCAGACCCGCAGCAGCGTGACCAAGTTCGCCATGGTCCGCTTCGGCAACGTCCTTGGCTCGTCCGGTTCGGTGCTGCCGCTATTTCAGGAACAGATCTCAGTAGGCGGCCCCGTGACGGTCACCCACCCCGATATGCGCCGCTTCTTCATGACGATTCCCGAGGCCGCGCGCCTTGTACTGCTGGCCGGTGCATTTGCCGAAGGAGACGACATCTTTGTCCTCGATATGGGCGAGCCGGTTTACATCATGGATATCGCCAAGCGCCTGATCAAATTGACAGGACACCGTGTCTATGACGGGCGGAACGAGAACGACATCAAGATCGAGATCGTCGGCACCCGTCCTGGTGAAAAGCTCGTCGAAGAGCTGGTCATCGATCCTGCGCGCCTGATTTCGACACAGCACGAGAAGATCCTCCGTGCTCACGAGGATCGTCCCTCGCCGCGTTTGGTCACCAATGCGCTACGCATGCTGACCGACGCAATCAACGAGAGCGACTCGGCTGCCGTTCGCGCGGCATTGGCCGAGGCACTCCCTGGTTTCGGGCGCGTTCTGCCGGACAATGTCGTGCCGTTCGGACCGGCTCAGGCGACCAAGCGGTAA
- a CDS encoding FkbM family methyltransferase yields MTPIQRINAAKKELAAAHKELVEALAKDKTRRRGAIVREIHALRRMLDDGYQYTSQAGQDRIIDSLMGEKPGVFIDVGGYDGVRGSNTLFLEQIRGWTGVLVEPVTSQIDKASIARKCPCLSYAVAPEDGTASFIAVTEGFTQMSGLAAHYDQNLLERVRKDPRHKEETVEVETRTLSRILKESGYENPDFVSLDIEGGELALLKGFDFKAHKVRFWAIENNSGSTEIANLMTKNGYELIEFCGPDEIYRLVA; encoded by the coding sequence ATGACACCGATCCAGCGCATTAACGCCGCCAAAAAAGAACTCGCCGCCGCTCATAAGGAGTTGGTCGAGGCCCTCGCCAAGGACAAAACCCGCCGCCGCGGCGCCATCGTCCGCGAGATCCACGCGCTGCGTCGGATGCTGGACGATGGGTACCAGTACACCTCGCAGGCGGGGCAGGATCGCATCATCGATAGCCTGATGGGAGAAAAACCGGGCGTGTTCATCGACGTCGGCGGCTACGACGGTGTGCGTGGGTCCAACACGCTATTCCTCGAACAAATTCGCGGCTGGACCGGCGTTCTGGTTGAGCCCGTGACATCGCAAATCGACAAGGCATCTATCGCCCGCAAATGCCCGTGCCTCAGCTACGCCGTTGCCCCCGAAGACGGCACCGCGAGCTTTATCGCCGTGACCGAGGGGTTCACCCAGATGAGCGGCCTTGCGGCGCACTATGACCAAAACCTGCTGGAGCGTGTCCGCAAAGACCCGCGCCACAAGGAAGAAACAGTGGAGGTCGAGACCCGAACCCTGTCACGTATCCTCAAGGAAAGCGGTTACGAAAACCCTGATTTCGTCTCACTGGATATTGAAGGCGGTGAACTGGCCTTGCTGAAAGGCTTTGATTTCAAAGCGCACAAGGTCCGGTTCTGGGCGATCGAGAACAACTCCGGCAGCACGGAGATCGCGAACCTGATGACCAAAAACGGCTACGAGTTGATCGAGTTCTGCGGACCTGACGAGATTTACCGCTTGGTCGCCTGA
- a CDS encoding flagellar basal body P-ring protein FlgI, which produces MRAFFIAAALVIAAPHIEASPVRLKDLVEFDGVRSNELVGYGLVVGLNGTGDGLRNSPFTEEIMASTLERLGVNVTGEQFRPRNVAAVLVTASLPPFSRAGSPIDVTVSAIGDARSLMGGTLIMTPLNAADGFIYAVAQGTIIAGGITVEGEAASVTQGVPTSGVIPAGAIVEREVDFNFAGLTEMRLALRTPDFTTAGRIETAINQSFNGPVAVMLDAGTVYIDIDATHAHSPAHAMSRIENILVEPEQRARVVVDQRSGTIVMGEDVRISRVAVSQGNLTLRIEETPVVSQPNPFAPGETVTLPRTNASIEESGTGLAEVADGTNLSEVVAGLNALGVATHDMIDILKSIKAAGALHAEFVIR; this is translated from the coding sequence ATGCGTGCTTTCTTCATCGCAGCCGCCCTCGTTATCGCCGCTCCCCATATCGAAGCGAGCCCCGTGCGGCTCAAGGACCTCGTGGAATTCGACGGTGTGCGGAGCAACGAACTGGTCGGGTATGGCCTAGTTGTCGGCCTGAACGGCACGGGTGACGGCCTGCGCAATTCGCCGTTTACCGAAGAAATCATGGCCTCCACCCTCGAACGGCTGGGCGTCAATGTGACGGGTGAACAGTTCCGCCCGCGCAATGTGGCCGCCGTGCTGGTGACCGCCAGCCTGCCGCCGTTTTCGCGCGCGGGTAGCCCGATCGACGTGACTGTTTCGGCGATTGGCGACGCCCGCAGTCTCATGGGCGGTACGTTGATCATGACGCCGCTGAACGCCGCCGACGGCTTCATCTATGCCGTGGCGCAGGGGACCATCATCGCCGGCGGCATCACGGTCGAAGGGGAGGCCGCAAGCGTGACCCAAGGTGTGCCGACCTCCGGTGTCATTCCGGCAGGCGCCATCGTCGAACGCGAGGTCGACTTCAATTTTGCGGGCCTGACCGAAATGCGACTGGCGCTTCGTACGCCTGATTTCACCACGGCGGGGCGGATCGAGACCGCGATCAACCAGAGCTTCAATGGCCCCGTCGCCGTCATGCTCGACGCGGGCACGGTCTATATCGACATCGACGCGACCCACGCGCATTCGCCCGCCCACGCCATGAGCCGCATCGAGAACATCCTTGTCGAGCCCGAGCAGCGCGCCCGCGTCGTTGTCGATCAGCGCTCCGGCACGATTGTGATGGGTGAAGACGTCCGCATCAGCCGCGTTGCGGTGAGCCAGGGCAACCTGACCCTCCGCATCGAAGAAACGCCGGTGGTGTCCCAGCCGAACCCCTTTGCGCCAGGTGAAACCGTGACGCTGCCGCGCACCAATGCCTCGATCGAGGAATCGGGCACCGGCCTTGCCGAAGTCGCGGATGGCACCAACCTGTCCGAGGTCGTCGCGGGTCTTAATGCACTGGGCGTTGCGACCCACGACATGATCGATATCCTGAAAAGCATCAAAGCAGCCGGCGCGCTCCACGCCGAATTTGTCATCCGCTAG
- the flgK gene encoding flagellar hook-associated protein FlgK — MSLTHSLNNALSGMTISAKRAEVSSGNIANAATPGYAKRDLEVASDVVRGGVRAAGVTRTVDDALLADRRSADTNAAGAQVRHEALKRLELVIGGIDSETSISAKLADLETKFIAASADPSSELQIGAVAQSLSDLTTAFHTQSAGIQTLRSRVDHAIGDAVERLNIALKQVEELNGSITRSQSRGGDTTALQDQRQQVIDQIAEIVPIRQLSRDGGQVALMMPSGTSLLDGKAREVAFTKTSTIAADMTLASGALSGITIGGRDIGSRLGDGALGTQLKMRDETLVQAHSDLDALAADLIGRFAEADPTIAAGQPSLLTDSGGLHDPNDTVGLASRISLHSALSAEPWRLRDGIAAATAGPAGDNTQIDAWIDALNEPRASVGGSPQSAAGHAANFITSASTARLRAEDTATFSVATQTALKEAELANGVDTDAEIQALLQIEKSYAANAKVIGIIDEMFARLLEI, encoded by the coding sequence ATGAGCCTCACACATTCGCTGAATAACGCGCTGTCGGGCATGACGATCTCGGCCAAACGTGCCGAGGTCAGTTCCGGCAACATCGCCAACGCCGCCACGCCCGGTTACGCAAAACGTGATCTCGAGGTCGCATCGGATGTCGTGCGCGGCGGCGTTCGAGCGGCTGGCGTGACGCGAACGGTGGACGATGCGTTGCTCGCCGATCGCCGCAGCGCAGATACGAATGCCGCGGGCGCGCAGGTCCGTCATGAGGCTCTGAAGCGGCTTGAGTTGGTAATCGGTGGTATCGACAGCGAAACCTCGATCTCCGCGAAATTGGCTGATTTAGAAACGAAGTTTATAGCCGCGAGCGCGGACCCTTCGTCCGAGCTACAGATCGGTGCCGTGGCGCAGAGCCTTTCTGACCTCACCACTGCTTTTCACACGCAGTCGGCTGGTATTCAGACGCTCAGATCACGTGTCGACCATGCCATTGGCGACGCGGTCGAGCGGCTGAATATCGCGCTGAAACAGGTCGAGGAACTCAACGGTTCGATCACCCGTTCGCAGAGCCGCGGCGGCGATACCACCGCGCTTCAGGACCAGCGCCAGCAGGTCATCGACCAGATTGCCGAAATCGTGCCGATCCGCCAACTCAGCCGTGACGGCGGGCAGGTCGCCCTGATGATGCCGAGCGGGACTTCGCTGCTTGATGGCAAGGCGCGCGAGGTGGCTTTTACCAAGACCTCAACTATCGCCGCCGACATGACGCTGGCGTCCGGCGCTCTGTCAGGCATCACCATCGGTGGGCGTGATATCGGCAGCCGCTTGGGTGATGGGGCGCTGGGCACGCAGCTGAAAATGCGCGACGAAACGCTGGTGCAAGCGCACTCTGATCTCGACGCATTGGCCGCTGATCTAATTGGCCGATTTGCAGAGGCTGATCCCACGATCGCGGCCGGTCAGCCGTCGCTTTTGACGGACAGTGGCGGGCTGCATGATCCGAATGATACTGTGGGTTTGGCGAGCCGGATCAGCTTGCATAGTGCCCTATCGGCAGAGCCTTGGCGCCTCCGCGATGGCATCGCTGCCGCTACCGCCGGACCTGCTGGCGACAACACCCAGATCGACGCGTGGATCGACGCGCTGAATGAACCGAGGGCGTCGGTGGGCGGTAGCCCACAATCCGCTGCCGGACATGCGGCGAACTTTATCACGAGCGCCTCGACCGCGCGGCTGAGGGCCGAAGACACCGCGACTTTCTCCGTCGCTACCCAAACCGCGCTGAAAGAGGCCGAGCTTGCGAACGGCGTCGATACCGACGCGGAAATACAGGCGCTCTTGCAGATCGAAAAATCATACGCGGCGAACGCGAAGGTCATCGGGATCATCGATGAAATGTTCGCACGCTTGCTGGAGATATGA
- a CDS encoding flagellar hook protein FlgE has protein sequence MTISSSLNASVAGLAANATRLAAISDNIANSSTYGYKRAVTDFHSMVIDSGAGSYTAGGVRTTNMRLIDESGSLVSTANATDLAVRGRGMLPVSPAAALNVENGDHPMMLTTTGSFRTDDRGFLTTSSGLVLMGWPASADGTIPTYPRDTADGLEAVRINSNQFAGEATTYIDLALNLPATSTNHMSDGAIEELSVEYFDNLGKSETLNIQFVPNVPPSGSSNAWRMVVHDSALGGAVIGEYDLTFDDTRGLGGTLSSVTGVSGGAYDPTNGYITVNVDGGPMDINLGLIGSGAGLTQLSDAFKPVSVDKNGTPVGNMTSISVDSNGYVSASFDIGITRVIYQIPLVDVTNVNGLESLDYQSYQMTPDSGSFFLWDAGDGGTGDVVSYAREESTTDVAGELTELIQTQRAYSSNAKVIQTVDEMLQETTNIKR, from the coding sequence ATGACCATTTCATCCTCGCTCAATGCCTCTGTCGCCGGTCTGGCGGCCAACGCGACGCGCCTCGCCGCTATTTCGGATAATATCGCGAATTCATCGACTTACGGATACAAGCGGGCGGTGACCGACTTTCATTCGATGGTCATCGACAGCGGCGCGGGTAGTTACACTGCCGGCGGCGTGCGCACCACAAATATGCGGCTGATCGACGAGAGTGGCTCACTGGTGTCCACCGCAAATGCCACCGACCTCGCGGTGCGTGGGCGCGGTATGTTGCCCGTCTCTCCCGCCGCTGCGTTGAACGTGGAAAACGGCGATCACCCGATGATGCTGACGACCACGGGGTCTTTCCGCACCGATGATCGCGGCTTCCTGACGACCAGTTCCGGCCTCGTGCTCATGGGATGGCCCGCGAGCGCCGACGGCACGATCCCGACCTATCCCCGCGATACCGCCGATGGGCTGGAGGCTGTGCGCATCAACTCTAACCAGTTCGCAGGCGAAGCCACGACCTATATCGACCTCGCGCTGAACCTCCCCGCGACTTCAACTAACCACATGTCCGATGGCGCGATAGAGGAGCTTTCGGTCGAATATTTCGACAACCTCGGCAAGTCGGAGACCCTGAACATCCAATTCGTCCCAAACGTTCCCCCCAGCGGCTCTTCGAACGCGTGGCGCATGGTTGTGCATGATAGCGCGCTCGGTGGAGCGGTGATCGGCGAGTACGACCTGACCTTCGATGATACGCGCGGCCTTGGCGGTACGCTCAGTAGTGTGACAGGGGTGTCCGGCGGCGCTTATGACCCGACGAATGGCTACATCACGGTGAACGTCGACGGCGGCCCGATGGATATCAACCTCGGCCTGATCGGTTCGGGGGCTGGCCTGACGCAGCTTTCCGATGCTTTTAAACCCGTTTCGGTCGATAAAAACGGCACGCCGGTGGGCAACATGACCTCCATTTCCGTCGACTCGAACGGCTACGTCAGCGCGTCCTTCGACATCGGTATCACGCGGGTCATTTACCAGATCCCGCTGGTCGATGTGACGAACGTCAACGGACTGGAATCGCTTGATTATCAAAGCTATCAGATGACCCCCGACAGCGGTTCGTTCTTCCTCTGGGATGCGGGTGATGGCGGGACCGGAGACGTTGTGAGCTATGCGCGTGAGGAATCGACGACCGATGTGGCGGGTGAGTTGACCGAGCTCATCCAGACCCAGCGCGCCTATTCGTCCAATGCCAAGGTTATCCAGACAGTGGACGAAATGTTGCAGGAAACCACGAACATCAAACGCTAA
- a CDS encoding DUF6165 family protein, translated as MNDILVPTSPGELIDKLTILRLKSERITDAAKLANVAHEKAVLQAIADDVLPMTDDLHGLWEELYAINADLWVIEDDIRECEGRKDFGEEFIRLARAVYQTNDRRAAVKKQINLLLGSAIVEEKSYYEPTK; from the coding sequence ATGAACGACATCTTGGTTCCGACCTCCCCGGGCGAGTTGATCGACAAACTGACAATCCTGCGCCTGAAATCCGAACGTATCACGGATGCCGCGAAGCTGGCCAACGTGGCGCATGAAAAGGCCGTACTCCAAGCGATTGCCGATGACGTTCTGCCGATGACGGACGATCTGCATGGGCTTTGGGAAGAGCTCTACGCCATCAACGCGGACCTCTGGGTGATCGAGGATGACATCCGCGAATGCGAGGGTCGCAAGGACTTTGGCGAGGAGTTCATCCGCCTCGCCCGCGCCGTTTACCAAACCAACGACAGGCGTGCCGCCGTGAAAAAGCAGATTAACCTGCTGCTCGGCTCTGCCATCGTCGAAGAGAAATCATATTACGAGCCAACGAAATGA
- the fliP gene encoding flagellar type III secretion system pore protein FliP (The bacterial flagellar biogenesis protein FliP forms a type III secretion system (T3SS)-type pore required for flagellar assembly.) — MRWVWGALLILIAVPAQAQGLEDLGASISSQTLQLIALLTVLSLAPGIAVMITCFPFIVTVLSILRQAIGLQQAPPNMLIISLALFLTYYVMEPVFAAAWNAGIADIIDGTIPLEQGLNLASAPFRTFMIGRLDPDTFFALADLRSDVPTSVTPDSAPFSIIVPSFMLSEIARAFQIGFLVFLPFLIIDLVVSAILMSMGMMMVPPAMVSLPFKLAFFVVADGWSLIAGSLVRSYF; from the coding sequence ATGAGGTGGGTCTGGGGCGCGCTGCTGATACTGATTGCGGTTCCCGCGCAGGCCCAAGGGCTCGAAGACCTCGGCGCGTCGATCTCCTCCCAGACGTTGCAGCTGATCGCGCTGCTGACGGTCCTCAGCCTCGCGCCAGGGATTGCCGTGATGATCACCTGTTTTCCGTTCATTGTGACGGTGCTGTCGATCCTCCGCCAAGCGATCGGCTTGCAGCAGGCCCCGCCCAACATGCTGATCATCAGCTTGGCGCTATTTCTGACCTATTACGTTATGGAGCCCGTGTTTGCCGCCGCGTGGAACGCTGGCATCGCGGACATCATTGACGGCACTATTCCGCTGGAACAGGGTCTAAACCTTGCTTCAGCGCCGTTTCGCACGTTCATGATCGGTCGTCTTGATCCGGATACGTTTTTCGCCCTCGCCGATCTGCGGTCGGACGTGCCGACCAGCGTAACGCCGGACTCCGCGCCGTTCTCAATCATCGTGCCATCTTTCATGCTGAGTGAAATCGCGCGGGCCTTCCAAATCGGGTTTCTGGTTTTCCTACCATTTCTCATCATCGACCTCGTCGTGTCGGCCATTCTGATGTCGATGGGCATGATGATGGTGCCGCCGGCAATGGTCTCCTTGCCGTTCAAGCTGGCGTTTTTCGTAGTGGCGGATGGATGGAGCCTGATCGCGGGAAGCCTCGTGCGCAGCTATTTCTAG